One genomic segment of Litorilinea aerophila includes these proteins:
- the rfbB gene encoding dTDP-glucose 4,6-dehydratase: MKRILVTGGAGFIGCNFVRMLLDRHPDYCVIVYDKLTYAGRLENLQDVAERHPDRYTFVRGDICDAELVESVVREHDVDTIVNFAAETHVDRSILNPDAFIQTDVYGTFVLLEVARRCGNLRYHQISTDEVYGHIEGEHRSRETDCMAPRSPYAASKAGADHLVQAYHITYGLPTTISRGANNIGPYQYPEKVVPLFITNALNDMPLPVYGDGQQRRDYQYVLDHCTAIDLILEKGVPGETYNVGTGQEMTNLEMVEILLDELGKPRSLIQHVEDRLGHDRRYCLDVSKIISLGWQPTYSHEEAIRTTVRWYVDNRWWWEPIRSGEFREYYQRVYGNRKVLS, translated from the coding sequence ATGAAACGCATTCTGGTAACCGGCGGGGCCGGCTTCATCGGCTGTAACTTTGTGCGCATGTTGCTGGACCGGCATCCCGACTACTGTGTGATCGTCTATGACAAGCTGACCTACGCCGGGCGTCTGGAGAACCTCCAGGACGTGGCCGAGCGTCATCCGGACCGGTACACCTTCGTCCGTGGAGACATCTGCGATGCCGAATTGGTGGAGTCGGTGGTCCGGGAGCACGACGTGGACACCATCGTCAACTTTGCCGCGGAAACCCACGTGGATCGGAGCATCCTTAACCCGGACGCGTTCATCCAGACGGATGTGTACGGCACCTTCGTCCTGCTGGAGGTGGCCCGTCGCTGTGGCAATCTCCGCTACCACCAGATCAGCACCGATGAAGTGTATGGGCACATCGAGGGCGAGCATCGCAGCCGAGAGACCGACTGCATGGCCCCCCGGAGCCCGTACGCAGCCAGCAAAGCCGGCGCGGATCACCTGGTCCAGGCCTATCACATCACCTATGGCCTGCCCACCACCATCAGCCGGGGGGCCAATAACATCGGCCCGTACCAGTATCCGGAGAAGGTGGTGCCCCTGTTCATTACCAACGCGTTGAACGATATGCCCCTTCCGGTCTACGGCGATGGCCAGCAGCGGCGGGATTACCAGTACGTTCTGGACCATTGCACCGCCATCGACCTGATTTTGGAGAAGGGCGTCCCTGGGGAAACCTACAACGTGGGGACGGGCCAGGAGATGACCAACCTGGAGATGGTGGAGATCCTGCTGGACGAGCTGGGCAAGCCCCGCAGCCTGATCCAGCACGTGGAGGATCGCCTGGGCCACGACCGCCGCTACTGCCTGGATGTGAGCAAGATCATATCCCTGGGCTGGCAGCCCACTTACAGCCACGAAGAAGCCATCCGCACCACCGTGCGCTGGTACGTGGACAACCGCTGGTGGTGGGAGCCCATCCGCAGCGGTGAGTTTCGGGAATATTACCAGCGGGTGTATGGCAACCGTAAAGTGCTGAGCTGA
- a CDS encoding phosphotransferase family protein, which yields MDPLDRPGPVRPGEDLPVEVLARYLQSHLPGVDGPLSVAQFPHGYSNRTYLLRMGGRELVLRRPPPGVAERSAHDMGREYRVLSGLAQVYDKVPRPLHYCADPEVIGAPFYVMERVQGLVLRAEAPSPVPLSPDLMARLSRSTVDNLARIHRLDYQAAGLGDLGRPTGYVARQIQGWTRRYRAVQTEELPGLEDALAWLAREMPPETDAALIHNDYKYDNLVLNPADPARILAVLDWEMCTVGDPLMDLGTTLAYWTEPGDPEPLVALFGLTALPGNLDRQQLVERYGEQSDRPIPAPFFYYIYGLVKVAVILQQLYHRYRQGLADEARYGRLNEAVRSCSQMLIWAFDKGRIHRLSAG from the coding sequence ATGGACCCCCTGGACCGGCCTGGTCCGGTGCGCCCCGGAGAAGATTTGCCGGTAGAGGTGCTGGCCCGCTATCTCCAGAGCCACCTACCCGGCGTAGACGGGCCGCTGAGCGTGGCCCAGTTTCCCCATGGCTACTCCAACCGCACCTACCTGTTGCGGATGGGCGGCCGGGAGCTGGTATTGCGGCGGCCGCCGCCTGGGGTGGCCGAGCGCTCTGCCCACGATATGGGGCGGGAGTATCGGGTCCTATCGGGCCTTGCGCAAGTCTACGACAAGGTGCCGCGTCCTCTGCACTACTGTGCCGATCCGGAGGTGATCGGTGCCCCCTTCTACGTGATGGAGCGGGTTCAGGGTCTGGTCCTGCGGGCGGAGGCGCCTTCGCCGGTGCCCCTTTCGCCGGATCTGATGGCCCGTCTCTCCCGGTCGACGGTTGACAACCTGGCCCGGATTCACCGCCTGGACTATCAGGCCGCGGGCCTGGGGGATCTGGGGCGCCCGACAGGCTATGTGGCCCGGCAGATCCAGGGGTGGACCCGACGATACCGGGCAGTCCAGACTGAGGAGTTGCCGGGCCTGGAGGATGCCCTGGCGTGGCTGGCCCGGGAGATGCCGCCCGAGACCGATGCTGCCCTGATCCACAACGACTACAAGTATGACAACCTGGTCCTGAATCCGGCCGATCCAGCCCGAATTTTGGCCGTGCTGGACTGGGAGATGTGCACTGTGGGCGATCCCCTCATGGACCTGGGGACGACCCTGGCCTACTGGACGGAGCCCGGGGATCCAGAGCCGTTGGTGGCCCTGTTCGGTTTGACCGCCCTGCCGGGAAACCTGGACCGGCAGCAGTTGGTAGAGCGCTATGGGGAACAAAGTGACCGGCCGATTCCCGCCCCCTTTTTCTATTACATCTACGGCCTGGTCAAGGTTGCCGTGATCCTCCAGCAGCTATACCATCGCTATCGACAGGGCCTGGCCGACGAGGCCCGTTATGGGCGACTGAATGAAGCCGTGCGCAGTTGTAGCCAGATGCTGATCTGGGCTTTTGACAAGGGCCGAATCCACAGGCTGTCCGCCGGCTAG
- a CDS encoding GTP-binding protein produces the protein MSKAVFERKKPHVNVGTIGHIDHGKTTLTAAITKVLSLKGWA, from the coding sequence ATGTCCAAAGCGGTATTTGAGCGGAAGAAGCCGCATGTGAATGTGGGGACGATCGGGCACATCGACCACGGGAAGACGACCCTGACAGCGGCCATCACGAAGGTGTTGTCGTTAAAGGGGTGGGCGG
- a CDS encoding glucose-1-phosphate thymidylyltransferase, with amino-acid sequence MKGLVLSGGKGTRLYPITFNRAKQLVPVANKPVLFRVIEAIRDAGITEIGIVIGDTGDEIRQAVGNGRRWDVNITYIRQEAPLGLAHAVKISQDFLGDERFVMFLGDNVIQGGISGLIQQFANSDWNSQIVLTEVEEPQHYGVAELDENRRIVRLIEKPRIPPSNLALVGIYMFDHHIFEAVNSIQPSWRGELEITDALQWLIDHGYQVYPYIHRGWWIDTGKPIDMLEANNRVLAELTHKVEGYVDRDSKIDHLVTVERGAEIINSVIRGPAIIGEDCRIVNSYVGPFTSIYHHTIIEDSEIEHSIVLDHSRIIGIPSRIEDSIIGRDVEITYSPIKPKAYKMTLGDHSRVGLL; translated from the coding sequence ATGAAAGGTCTGGTGCTCAGTGGTGGTAAAGGGACCCGTCTGTATCCCATCACCTTCAATCGGGCCAAGCAGCTGGTGCCTGTGGCCAACAAGCCCGTTCTCTTCCGGGTCATTGAAGCCATCCGGGATGCGGGCATCACCGAGATCGGCATCGTCATCGGCGATACCGGGGACGAGATTCGGCAGGCTGTGGGGAACGGCCGACGCTGGGATGTGAACATCACCTACATACGCCAGGAGGCGCCCCTGGGCCTGGCCCATGCGGTCAAGATCAGCCAGGACTTTCTGGGGGATGAGCGCTTCGTCATGTTCCTGGGGGACAACGTCATCCAGGGGGGAATCAGCGGCCTGATCCAGCAGTTTGCCAACAGCGACTGGAACAGCCAGATCGTGCTCACCGAGGTGGAGGAGCCCCAGCACTACGGCGTGGCCGAGCTGGATGAGAACCGGCGCATCGTGCGGCTGATCGAAAAGCCGCGTATCCCACCCAGCAACCTGGCCCTGGTGGGCATCTACATGTTCGACCACCACATCTTCGAAGCGGTCAACAGCATCCAGCCCAGCTGGCGGGGGGAGCTGGAGATCACCGACGCGCTCCAGTGGCTCATCGATCACGGCTACCAGGTCTATCCCTACATCCATCGGGGGTGGTGGATCGACACGGGCAAGCCCATCGACATGCTGGAGGCCAACAACCGGGTGTTGGCGGAACTGACCCACAAGGTAGAGGGCTATGTGGATCGGGATAGCAAGATCGACCACCTGGTGACGGTGGAGCGGGGGGCTGAAATCATCAACAGCGTCATCCGGGGGCCGGCCATCATCGGCGAGGACTGCCGCATTGTCAACAGCTACGTGGGACCGTTCACCAGCATCTACCACCATACCATCATCGAAGACAGCGAGATCGAGCACAGCATTGTCCTGGATCACAGCCGGATCATCGGCATTCCCAGCCGAATTGAGGACAGCATCATCGGGCGGGATGTGGAAATCACCTACAGCCCCATCAAGCCCAAGGCGTACAAGATGACCCTGGGGGATCACTCCCGGGTGGGCCTGCTCTAG
- a CDS encoding CpsD/CapB family tyrosine-protein kinase, which yields MLNLITLTEPRSPASEAYLSLRTNIEFSSLGRPLRTLLGASVDSTTDKSRALANLAVVMAQAGDQVILVDGDLRRPQQHEIFGLHSQGGLASWLTEGGSIPLQKTPVEGLQLLTAGPVPANPVALLNRARLEELLEELSRQADYVLVDAPPVLAVTDAALWASKVDGVILLVSAGSTRREQAQRAKAVLEKVHAHLLGAVLLNADKDATLSGYGA from the coding sequence ATGCTCAATCTGATTACCCTCACCGAACCGCGCAGCCCAGCGTCGGAAGCGTATCTGAGTCTGCGCACCAACATCGAGTTTTCCAGCCTGGGGCGTCCCCTGCGCACCCTGCTGGGGGCCAGCGTTGACAGCACCACCGACAAAAGCCGGGCCCTGGCCAACCTGGCCGTGGTGATGGCCCAGGCGGGTGACCAGGTGATCCTGGTGGACGGTGATCTGCGGCGCCCTCAGCAGCATGAGATCTTCGGGCTGCACAGCCAGGGGGGGCTGGCCAGTTGGCTGACCGAGGGGGGCAGCATCCCTTTACAGAAGACACCGGTGGAGGGGCTGCAACTGTTGACGGCAGGCCCTGTGCCGGCCAATCCAGTGGCCTTGCTCAACCGGGCTCGGCTGGAAGAGCTCTTGGAGGAACTGAGCCGCCAGGCGGACTATGTCCTGGTGGATGCGCCGCCCGTGCTGGCCGTCACCGACGCGGCCCTGTGGGCCAGCAAGGTGGATGGGGTCATCCTGCTGGTGAGTGCCGGCAGCACCCGGCGGGAGCAGGCCCAGCGGGCCAAGGCGGTGCTGGAGAAGGTCCATGCCCATCTGCTGGGCGCGGTGCTGCTGAACGCGGACAAAGATGCCACTCTGTCCGGTTACGGGGCATGA